In Magnolia sinica isolate HGM2019 chromosome 12, MsV1, whole genome shotgun sequence, a single genomic region encodes these proteins:
- the LOC131221177 gene encoding metacaspase-5: protein MGKKALLVGCNYPGTKAELKGCINDVKRMHRCLIDRYGFYEDDITVLIDTDDSYTQPTGINIRRALSNLIRSAEPGDYLFFHYSGHGTRLPAETGEDDDTGYDECIVPCDMNLITDDDFREFVDMVPEGTVLTIVSDSCHSGGLIDEAKEQIGESTKREEQESSSSFGFKNFLHQTARDAFESRGINLPLGRHHHHHHRHDDEGEGEAETEYGGPGHIKNKSLPLSTLIEILKQKTGKDDIDVGKLRPTLFDIFGEDSSPKVKKFMKVIMDKLQGGQNEGGSGGGFMGIVGNLAQEFLKQKLEGNDEDYVKPALKTEVHSTQEVYAGSGNRALPDMGILISGCQTNQTSADATPSGNAAEAYGALSNAIQTIIAETDGRITNQELVLRARKMLATQGFTQRPGLYCSDNHTDAPFIC from the exons atggggaagAAGGCACTGCTGGTAGGGTGCAACTACCCAGGGACGAAAGCAGAGCTGAAGGGATGCATCAACGACGTGAAGAGAATGCACCGCTGCCTCATCGACCGCTATGGCTTCTACGAAGACGACATCACCGTCCTCATCGACACAGATGATTCCTACACCCAGCCCACTGGCATCAACATCCGTCGCGCCCTCTCCAACCTCATCCGATCTGCTGAGCCCGGTGACTATCTCTTCTTCCACTACAGCGGCCACGGCACCCGCCTCCCTGCCGAGACTGGCGAGGACGATGACACCGGCTACGATGAGTGCATCGTCCCCTGCGACATGAACCTCATCACCG ATGATGATTTTAGGGAGTTTGTGGACATGGTCCCAGAAGGCACTGTGCTAACCATAGTATCCGATTCATGCCACAGCGGAGGCCTCATTGATGAGGCCAAGGAGCAAATTGGGGAGAGCACCAAACGTGAAGAGCAAGAATCGAGCTCCAGTTTTGGCTTCAAAAATTTCTTGCACCAGACTGCGCGAGATGCATTCGAGTCCCGTGGTATCAACCTTCCATTAGGCaggcaccaccaccaccaccaccgacATGATGATGAGGGAGAAGGTGAAGCTGAGACTGAATATGGTGGGCCAGGACACATAAAGAATAAGTCTCTCCCTCTTTCAACACTGATAGAAATTCTGAAGCAGAAAACAGGTAAGGATGATATCGACGTGGGGAAGCTGCGGCCTACATTGTTCGACATTTTTGGGGAGGATTCGAGCCCTAAGGTGAAGAAATTCATGAAGGTCATAATGGATAAGCTCCAAGGTGGTCAAAACGAAGGCGGCAGTGGTGGCGGATTCATGGGTATTGTCGGGAATCTAGCGCAAGAGTTTCTCAAGCAAAAGCTGGAGGGTAATGATGAGGATTATGTGAAACCTGCACTAAAAACAGAAGTGCATAGCACCCAAGAAGTTTATGCCGGATCGGGTAATCGTGCCTTACCTGACATGGGTATTCTGATCAGTGGTTGCCAGACCAACCAAACATCTGCAGATGCAACCCCTTCAGGCAATGCTGCTGAGGCATATGGAGCTCTGAGCAATGCGATACAGACCATCATTGCTGAGACCGATGGTCGCATTACCAACCAGGAGCTTGTGCTGAGGGCTCGAAAGATGCTGGCCACACAAGGGTTTACACAGCGGCCCGGCCTCTACTGCAGCGACAATCACACTGATGCTCCTTTTATATGCTAA